One genomic window of Bacteroidota bacterium includes the following:
- a CDS encoding glycosyltransferase, with amino-acid sequence MLRYSIIIPALNEEKLLEGMLKQFTSDIIRQYNIELVVSDGGSTDRTLEIARKYAHVVVENTAKIKQTISLGRNEGARHASGRIFVFLNADTLVKDVPHFFRRINEEIQTEGLAAITCSVEIYPHERRTIDTYYHGFYNRFFYMMNVVGMGMGRGECHIMKRDVFEQVNGYAARIAAGEDYDMFRRLEKIGRIKFLKDVVVYESPRRYRKYGYAYVTASWFMNFLAVQFLRRSILDEWKPVR; translated from the coding sequence TTGCTGCGCTACAGCATCATCATCCCCGCCCTCAACGAGGAGAAGCTTCTCGAAGGGATGTTGAAGCAATTTACGTCTGACATCATCCGGCAATACAACATTGAACTTGTTGTCAGCGATGGCGGCAGCACCGACCGCACGCTGGAGATTGCCCGCAAATATGCTCACGTGGTTGTTGAGAATACCGCAAAGATCAAGCAGACCATTTCGCTAGGCAGGAATGAAGGCGCAAGGCATGCATCCGGCCGGATATTCGTGTTTCTGAATGCTGACACGCTTGTGAAGGATGTTCCGCATTTCTTTCGTCGGATTAACGAGGAAATACAGACTGAGGGCCTTGCCGCCATCACATGCAGCGTTGAGATTTACCCGCATGAGAGAAGAACCATCGATACATACTATCACGGATTCTACAACCGGTTTTTCTACATGATGAACGTTGTGGGAATGGGCATGGGAAGGGGCGAATGCCACATCATGAAACGTGACGTGTTTGAGCAAGTGAACGGCTATGCGGCGAGAATTGCCGCCGGTGAAGATTATGATATGTTTCGCCGCCTTGAGAAAATCGGACGCATCAAGTTTCTGAAAGACGTGGTTGTCTATGAGTCTCCCCGCCGCTACCGCAAGTACGGCTACGCGTACGTTACGGCATCATGGTTCATGAACTTCCTTGCCGTGCAATTCCTTCGCCGATCCATTCTGGACGAGTGGAAGCCTGTACGGTAA
- the aceK gene encoding bifunctional isocitrate dehydrogenase kinase/phosphatase translates to MSTNNTAELAAQIVLEAFEAFDAAFRSITRRAKHRFEQRDWQGGRHDAIERLDSYERSLDQVVRKLDTSIGSQARETPLWVDAKPRFAALLARRYDIGRGETYFNSVTRRMLRTVGLNRDVEFFYLHPKPHAPYAVESVYKSYSRSLDTESLIRLILDDCSFGVGFEDLDRDVGLVAQEIDLHLWPVIGAENSFSIDVVKAIFYRNKEAYIVGRINASDKSFPLIIPLVNGESGIHVDTVLLEKAEAGIVFSFAYSYFFVDIERYDALIQFLRSIIPQSQTSELYISLGYNHHGKTGFYRDLHRYVHVSKEQFVIAPGLEGAVMNVFTLPNYGFVFKVIKDRPCFLRSNNQTSKVITQERVRYQYGFVSHRDPAGRMVNTQEFENLRFKKKRFTSQVLEEFQQAVTRNVTILEDYVIIKHVYVQRKVVPLPLYFRNEKNPEAIRHVLIDFGYFLKDLAASGVFPSDLFNTWNYGVTQWGRVVLYDYDDVLPIERIRFREKPQPRDELQESEPEENRILATEDDFFMDEIERYSGIPHPLRGVFKSVHGDLYTLDFWKNLTGKLCKGEIFDVIPYDRAKRFRGE, encoded by the coding sequence ATGTCAACGAACAACACAGCCGAACTTGCTGCGCAGATAGTGTTGGAAGCATTTGAAGCCTTTGATGCCGCATTCCGGTCCATCACGCGCCGGGCAAAACACCGGTTCGAGCAGCGGGACTGGCAAGGCGGGAGGCATGATGCAATCGAGCGGCTGGATTCGTACGAACGTTCGCTCGATCAAGTTGTCAGGAAGCTTGATACCTCAATCGGGTCTCAGGCACGTGAAACGCCGTTGTGGGTTGATGCCAAGCCCCGGTTTGCAGCGCTGTTGGCGCGACGCTACGATATTGGCCGCGGTGAAACCTACTTCAACTCTGTAACGAGAAGGATGCTGCGTACCGTCGGCCTGAACCGCGACGTCGAGTTTTTCTACCTCCATCCGAAACCGCATGCGCCGTATGCCGTGGAGTCGGTGTACAAATCTTACTCGAGAAGCTTAGATACTGAGTCTCTCATCAGACTCATCCTCGATGATTGTTCCTTTGGTGTCGGATTTGAGGATCTTGATCGTGATGTCGGCCTCGTTGCACAGGAAATCGATCTGCATCTCTGGCCTGTAATCGGCGCCGAAAACTCCTTCTCAATAGATGTCGTAAAGGCGATCTTCTACCGCAACAAGGAAGCGTATATCGTCGGAAGGATCAACGCTTCCGACAAATCGTTTCCGCTTATTATTCCACTTGTCAACGGCGAGTCGGGAATTCATGTGGATACCGTGCTATTGGAGAAAGCGGAAGCCGGTATTGTTTTCAGTTTTGCCTATTCCTATTTCTTTGTGGATATCGAGCGATATGATGCGCTGATCCAATTTCTTCGCTCGATAATTCCGCAATCGCAAACGTCGGAATTGTACATCTCGCTGGGCTACAATCATCATGGCAAAACCGGATTCTATCGTGATCTTCACAGGTACGTTCACGTCTCGAAAGAACAATTCGTGATTGCACCCGGACTGGAGGGAGCCGTCATGAACGTGTTCACCTTACCGAATTACGGTTTCGTGTTCAAAGTCATTAAGGATCGCCCCTGCTTTCTTCGGTCCAACAATCAAACCTCGAAAGTCATCACGCAGGAAAGGGTTCGCTACCAGTACGGATTTGTTTCGCATCGCGATCCTGCAGGGAGAATGGTAAACACCCAGGAGTTTGAGAATCTGCGCTTCAAGAAGAAGCGTTTCACAAGCCAGGTGCTGGAAGAATTTCAACAGGCGGTGACGAGAAACGTGACGATTCTTGAAGACTATGTCATCATCAAACATGTGTATGTGCAGAGGAAGGTGGTTCCGTTGCCTCTGTATTTTCGTAACGAAAAGAATCCTGAAGCCATCCGTCATGTGTTGATTGACTTCGGATATTTCCTGAAGGATCTTGCTGCAAGCGGCGTTTTTCCCAGTGATTTGTTCAACACGTGGAACTACGGCGTCACGCAATGGGGGCGTGTTGTTTTGTACGACTATGATGATGTGTTGCCGATTGAGCGTATCAGGTTTCGCGAGAAGCCGCAGCCTCGTGATGAACTGCAGGAAAGCGAGCCCGAAGAAAACCGGATTCTTGCGACGGAAGATGATTTTTTCATGGACGAGATTGAGCGGTACTCCGGCATTCCGCATCCGCTGAGGGGCGTGTTCAAGTCGGTTCACGGCGATCTCTATACTCTTGATTTCTGGAAGAATCTGACCGGGAAGCTTTGCAAAGGAGAAATCTTCGACGTGATTCCGTATGACAGAGCGAAGCGCTTCCGGGGGGAGTGA
- a CDS encoding S41 family peptidase, whose translation MRKRFSLLSVGLLVVMSLVAGAWLNQLISGDNIYEQINKFKDVLSMAQKSYVEDVDTKKLTESAIKGMLGELDPHSVYIPASEMQTIKEQFQGSFEGIGIEFVVLNDTLMVVTPIVGGPSEALGIEAGDKIVKINDTSSVGISQDAVPKKLRGPKGTKVKVSISRAGIANQLDFEIIRDKIPLYTVDAAFMVNEEVGYVSVTRFASTTHSEFVEAVSKLKQEGLKRLVLDLRYNGGGYLDQAFKMVDELLPRGKKVVYTKGRLPQFNEEYLSSGSAKFADVSLVVMVNNVSASASEIVSGAVQDWDRGLVVGETTFGKGLVQRQFDLSDGSGFRLTTARYYTPSGRLIQRPYSQDKAKYQREAFEQNEEEGENITHTAEKDTNRPKYKTAGGRVVYGGGGITPDYIIKAERLGEYAVQLRSRQVYLDYANKYMDSKGAELRKTYSSDSRKFARNFEVTVDMVEGLLRVAKAKGIEFKQESYEKDLRYIKAFTKANIARAIWGNIGSSRVMLQEDNQFAKAMSLFPEAERISKNLTSLK comes from the coding sequence ATGAGAAAGCGATTTTCGCTGTTGAGCGTCGGGTTGTTGGTGGTAATGAGTCTGGTGGCGGGAGCGTGGCTCAACCAGCTTATTTCGGGAGATAACATCTACGAACAGATCAATAAGTTCAAGGATGTTCTCAGCATGGCCCAAAAGAGCTACGTTGAGGATGTTGACACCAAAAAGCTCACAGAATCCGCAATCAAAGGAATGTTGGGAGAACTTGACCCCCATTCGGTGTACATACCTGCCTCGGAAATGCAGACCATCAAAGAACAATTCCAAGGCAGCTTCGAAGGAATCGGAATCGAGTTTGTTGTTCTCAACGATACGTTGATGGTAGTTACGCCTATCGTCGGCGGACCCAGCGAAGCGCTCGGCATCGAGGCGGGCGACAAGATTGTGAAGATCAATGATACTTCTTCGGTCGGGATTTCTCAAGATGCTGTGCCGAAGAAGTTGCGCGGCCCAAAGGGAACAAAGGTGAAGGTTTCCATATCGCGTGCCGGCATTGCGAATCAGCTCGATTTCGAAATTATCCGCGACAAGATTCCGTTGTACACCGTTGATGCGGCCTTCATGGTGAATGAAGAAGTTGGGTACGTAAGCGTTACGCGTTTTGCTTCAACAACACACTCCGAATTTGTGGAGGCGGTAAGCAAGCTGAAGCAGGAGGGTCTCAAACGGCTCGTGCTCGACCTCCGTTATAATGGCGGCGGGTATCTCGATCAGGCGTTCAAGATGGTTGATGAACTCTTGCCGAGGGGAAAGAAGGTGGTCTATACGAAAGGCCGTCTGCCGCAATTCAATGAAGAGTATCTCTCCTCCGGTTCCGCCAAGTTTGCGGATGTGTCTCTGGTGGTGATGGTAAACAACGTCTCAGCGTCCGCAAGCGAGATTGTTTCCGGAGCGGTACAAGATTGGGATAGGGGTTTGGTTGTTGGCGAAACCACCTTCGGCAAGGGGCTTGTCCAGCGCCAATTCGACCTTTCGGATGGGTCAGGCTTCAGGTTGACCACGGCACGATACTATACACCCAGCGGACGATTGATTCAGCGACCCTATTCTCAAGACAAAGCAAAATACCAGCGGGAAGCATTCGAGCAGAATGAGGAAGAAGGCGAAAACATAACACACACTGCCGAAAAGGATACCAACCGTCCAAAGTATAAAACTGCCGGGGGCAGGGTTGTGTACGGTGGCGGTGGAATTACACCAGACTATATTATCAAAGCCGAGCGGCTCGGCGAATATGCTGTACAGCTTCGCAGCCGTCAGGTGTACCTCGACTATGCCAACAAATACATGGATAGCAAAGGGGCTGAGTTGCGGAAAACCTATAGCAGCGACAGCAGGAAGTTTGCCCGCAATTTTGAAGTGACTGTTGACATGGTTGAAGGACTTCTCAGAGTTGCAAAGGCAAAGGGGATTGAATTCAAACAAGAATCGTACGAGAAGGATCTGCGTTACATTAAGGCCTTTACGAAAGCGAACATCGCGAGGGCAATCTGGGGGAATATTGGCTCATCGCGCGTGATGTTGCAGGAAGACAATCAGTTTGCAAAAGCCATGAGCTTGTTCCCCGAAGCTGAGAGAATTTCGAAAAATCTGACAAGCTTGAAGTAG
- a CDS encoding DUF3108 domain-containing protein, with product MLHLSQNSIGCTTNGRALGRIAVFLLILVLLPFPSSSQQHTPASHVLVEGEDLIYNVRYGIFDLGQVRIKTIKKLNSNGTVAYQTIAYIDSYKKVPFVKLNAVFESLIDSEVFSRFFVGKSRDGDYWNFGRYTFDYVKKLAYLESGSKDTLVEKRDTLFLDGSTQDGLSLFFYARDHLFSGKRHVIPAIVKEKKVYTTIQFHGRSRAVEYDLIDYPVDAVGFEGTMEFTGIFGLTGDFEGWFSNDDARIPIIAKMKVILGSVTIELMQWKRDGWKPPVAKN from the coding sequence TTGCTACATCTCTCCCAAAACAGCATCGGATGTACCACGAACGGCCGTGCACTTGGTCGCATTGCCGTTTTTTTATTGATACTCGTGCTGCTCCCGTTTCCATCATCCAGCCAGCAACACACACCGGCCTCACATGTTCTTGTCGAAGGCGAGGACTTGATCTACAACGTCAGGTATGGGATATTTGACCTCGGGCAGGTAAGAATTAAGACCATTAAGAAGTTGAATTCGAACGGTACAGTTGCTTATCAGACAATAGCTTACATCGATTCATACAAGAAAGTACCTTTCGTAAAGCTGAATGCGGTTTTTGAGAGTCTGATAGATAGCGAAGTGTTTTCCCGGTTCTTCGTCGGGAAGAGCAGGGATGGTGATTACTGGAATTTTGGCCGCTATACTTTTGATTATGTGAAGAAACTTGCCTACCTCGAATCCGGAAGCAAGGATACGCTTGTTGAGAAGCGGGACACCCTCTTCCTCGACGGGAGCACGCAAGACGGGCTTTCGTTGTTCTTCTACGCCCGTGACCATTTGTTCTCCGGCAAAAGGCATGTTATTCCCGCCATAGTCAAAGAGAAGAAAGTCTATACAACAATCCAATTCCATGGTAGGTCACGCGCTGTGGAGTACGATCTCATTGACTACCCGGTAGATGCGGTAGGATTTGAGGGAACAATGGAATTTACCGGAATTTTCGGGCTCACCGGGGATTTTGAGGGGTGGTTCAGTAATGACGACGCCCGTATTCCCATTATTGCAAAAATGAAGGTGATTCTCGGAAGCGTAACGATTGAGCTTATGCAATGGAAAAGGGATGGTTGGAAGCCTCCCGTTGCGAAGAACTGA
- a CDS encoding gamma carbonic anhydrase family protein → MTIISYRGISPIIDQTAFVAEGTRLIGDVTLSKDSSIWFNSVLRGDINRVEIGERTNIQDCSVLHVTEEYPVIVGNDVTVGHRAIIHGCTVGDCCLIGMGAVILDNANVGSHSLVAAGAVVLQNFVVPEGVLVAGVPAKVIRPLTEEEKRQIRESALRYVEYARGYRS, encoded by the coding sequence ATGACCATCATTTCCTACAGAGGTATCTCGCCAATAATTGATCAGACTGCATTTGTTGCCGAAGGAACCCGGCTGATTGGAGATGTAACGCTTTCCAAGGACTCAAGCATTTGGTTCAATTCGGTGCTCCGGGGTGACATTAATCGTGTTGAAATCGGGGAGAGAACCAACATACAGGACTGCTCTGTTCTCCATGTGACGGAGGAGTATCCCGTGATTGTCGGTAATGATGTAACAGTCGGGCATCGGGCAATCATTCACGGCTGCACAGTCGGCGATTGTTGTTTGATTGGGATGGGCGCCGTGATTCTGGATAATGCAAATGTTGGGTCGCACTCGCTTGTCGCAGCCGGAGCTGTGGTGTTGCAGAATTTTGTTGTGCCTGAAGGAGTGCTTGTTGCGGGCGTGCCCGCGAAAGTCATCCGCCCGTTGACGGAAGAAGAAAAAAGGCAAATACGTGAATCGGCGTTGCGCTACGTTGAGTACGCAAGGGGATATCGTTCATGA
- a CDS encoding MBL fold metallo-hydrolase, whose protein sequence is MRLKFWGTRGSIPTPGKDTVRYGGNTPCVEVRLKNDKLVILDAGSGIRGLGEALTAKGESVNAYVIIGHPHWDHIQGFPFFKPAFISGNELTIMGAQSKDVTLRRMVADQMNKIYFPVQLNELKAKINFRPLREGKTQIFDADLTSIYVNHPSFALGYRLDVGGRSLVYISDNEPFDREVARSLKNVEKVITDKYSESKGDPNQRIFDFARGADILIHDATYTPEEYVNRVGWGHSHYLFTLKVAAEAQVKKLILFHHDPSHSDEKIDEIVETCKKEVKNRDYKFECFAAEEGMELQW, encoded by the coding sequence ATGAGACTGAAATTCTGGGGGACCCGCGGTTCAATACCAACTCCTGGGAAGGATACCGTCCGGTACGGCGGCAACACCCCCTGCGTTGAAGTCCGGTTGAAGAACGACAAGCTGGTGATACTCGATGCCGGCTCGGGCATTCGCGGCCTCGGCGAAGCCTTGACGGCAAAAGGGGAATCGGTCAACGCATACGTAATTATCGGACATCCGCACTGGGATCACATACAGGGGTTTCCGTTTTTCAAGCCCGCGTTCATTTCCGGAAACGAACTGACTATTATGGGTGCCCAATCGAAGGATGTTACGTTGCGGCGGATGGTTGCCGACCAGATGAACAAAATCTATTTTCCGGTTCAGCTCAACGAACTGAAAGCAAAGATAAACTTCCGCCCGCTCAGGGAAGGGAAGACGCAGATCTTCGACGCCGATCTGACGTCGATCTATGTAAATCACCCGTCGTTTGCTCTCGGCTACAGACTTGATGTGGGGGGACGCTCACTTGTCTACATCAGTGACAACGAGCCGTTTGATCGGGAAGTCGCACGCTCGCTCAAGAACGTCGAGAAAGTTATCACGGACAAGTACTCCGAAAGCAAAGGGGACCCGAACCAACGGATTTTCGATTTTGCCCGCGGTGCGGATATTCTGATTCATGATGCAACCTACACGCCGGAAGAATACGTGAATCGTGTCGGCTGGGGACACTCGCACTATCTCTTTACCTTGAAGGTTGCGGCAGAAGCTCAGGTGAAGAAACTGATTCTCTTCCATCACGATCCTTCACACAGCGACGAGAAAATTGACGAAATTGTCGAGACCTGCAAGAAGGAAGTGAAGAACCGCGACTACAAGTTTGAATGCTTCGCGGCGGAAGAAGGGATGGAGTTGCAGTGGTGA
- a CDS encoding cold shock domain-containing protein: MERGKVKWFDEKKGYGFIETESGGDVFVHVSGLQNKELKSLQPGAAVEFEIKTGKKGPQAMNVVLV, encoded by the coding sequence ATGGAACGCGGCAAAGTCAAGTGGTTCGATGAGAAAAAGGGGTATGGCTTCATCGAAACAGAATCCGGGGGAGATGTTTTCGTGCACGTGAGCGGTCTGCAGAACAAGGAGTTGAAGAGTCTGCAGCCGGGTGCCGCTGTCGAGTTTGAAATCAAGACCGGTAAGAAAGGTCCCCAGGCAATGAATGTTGTTCTCGTATGA
- the ybeY gene encoding rRNA maturation RNase YbeY: MIAAVTVINAHRKYRLPKKRIERYVQRVMGKRKSDITVIFIDSRYSKAINTRYLNHNYSTDVISFALESTPVLEGEIYVNLDKARKQAREYGVSLSNEAARLVIHGALHLIGYDDTTTRTQRVLKNMEDLHVQHWFPLKKENAI, translated from the coding sequence GTGATAGCTGCGGTTACTGTGATTAACGCTCACCGCAAATACCGGCTTCCCAAGAAGCGGATTGAGCGGTACGTACAACGGGTTATGGGGAAAAGGAAGTCGGATATAACGGTCATTTTCATCGATTCACGCTACAGCAAGGCTATCAACACACGCTATCTGAACCATAATTACTCAACCGACGTTATAAGTTTTGCTCTCGAATCAACGCCGGTGTTGGAGGGCGAAATCTACGTTAATCTCGACAAGGCAAGAAAGCAGGCGCGTGAATACGGCGTAAGCCTTTCCAATGAAGCGGCCAGGCTTGTTATTCATGGTGCGCTTCACCTGATCGGGTATGACGATACGACAACGCGAACGCAGCGCGTACTGAAGAACATGGAAGATTTGCACGTACAGCATTGGTTTCCTTTGAAGAAGGAAAATGCGATATGA
- a CDS encoding DUF494 family protein codes for MKERVVEILVILMSEIEANKRLSDIDLEVLKRRGYTQTEISAAFSWLYDNMPVQDGIVVRGALPAKESHRILHEAEKLMMSTEAQGYLMQLCEVGLLDNRDLENVIERAMMSGLEQLTMYEVREIAASVLFARPSKWHESRSILDNNDTVH; via the coding sequence ATGAAAGAACGTGTCGTGGAAATATTGGTGATTCTCATGTCGGAGATTGAAGCAAACAAACGTCTCAGCGACATCGACCTTGAAGTCCTGAAGAGGAGGGGATACACGCAAACCGAGATCAGTGCTGCATTCAGTTGGCTGTATGATAACATGCCTGTTCAAGACGGCATTGTTGTGCGCGGGGCGCTTCCGGCAAAGGAGTCTCACCGCATTTTGCATGAGGCGGAAAAACTGATGATGTCCACCGAAGCGCAGGGCTACTTGATGCAACTCTGCGAAGTAGGACTGCTCGACAATCGTGATCTGGAAAATGTTATCGAACGGGCAATGATGTCCGGATTGGAACAGCTTACCATGTACGAAGTGCGGGAGATTGCAGCTTCAGTGCTGTTTGCGCGTCCAAGCAAGTGGCATGAAAGCCGTTCGATTCTTGATAACAACGATACTGTTCATTAA
- the topA gene encoding type I DNA topoisomerase — protein MAKRKAAVPSNGEVQVEEKKKKTVRARAKKAQPEPEAGTSLIIVESPSKAKTINKYLGKNYFVEASVGHIKNLPKSKLGVDVENGFALSYETIKGKDEVLVKLRQHAAKASTIYLATDPDREGEAIAWHLAKEIEDVNTNVYRVLFHEITERGITEAMENPSKINKRLVDSQQARRAMDRLVGYKVTPFLWKTMFFGVLSAGRVQSVAVRLVCEREEAIRSFIPEEYWSIVGEFEVQGSDPFLAKLFKVAGADPKIGDTKTAEGYVNDINKQKYRIADVQRKPVKRNPPAPFITSTLQQEAARRLRFNAKRTMMLAQKLYEGQDLGDEGRVGLITYMRTDSTRLSDDAVRDVREFIFSNYGKEYVPETPRQFKKGKSSQDAHEAIRPTSIKYTPKFVKRFLDKDMYELYELIWNRFVACQMNPAVFEQTTVDVAGGDYLFRATDSIPKFRGFLQVYDDIVDESEKDTESDQDPKSKLPDNLKQEDKASLTNILPNQHFTKPPGRYTDSSLIRELEALGIGRPSTYAMIVDTIQARKYVESKERRLYPTELGMTVNRILTRSFPHLFNVEFTAKMEDELETVATGEQSYQQAMEDFYHPFMDDLAAVDKTAGDIKKSLQESTDELCEVCGKPMIIKWGRNGRFMACSGYPKCKTTKPLKEDQDALKHAVGVKCDVCGADMVVKGGKFGAFLGCSQYPTCTSTRPIGIGVKCPKCKEGDVIERKTKRKRSFFGCSKYPNCDFASWDRPVLRPCDTCGNPYMVQKFTQTRGDFLLCPACKAEVAKEEVSEEVAG, from the coding sequence ATGGCAAAACGCAAAGCAGCAGTACCCTCAAACGGCGAAGTGCAGGTTGAGGAGAAGAAGAAGAAAACCGTGAGGGCGCGTGCAAAGAAGGCTCAACCGGAACCCGAAGCCGGCACATCGCTGATTATTGTCGAGTCTCCCTCCAAAGCAAAAACCATCAACAAATATCTCGGCAAGAACTACTTCGTCGAGGCATCGGTGGGTCACATCAAAAATCTCCCCAAAAGCAAACTGGGCGTTGATGTGGAAAACGGGTTTGCTCTTTCGTACGAAACAATCAAAGGCAAAGACGAAGTGTTGGTCAAACTGCGCCAGCACGCGGCAAAAGCATCAACCATTTATCTTGCCACCGACCCTGACCGCGAAGGCGAAGCCATTGCATGGCATCTGGCCAAGGAAATTGAAGACGTCAACACGAATGTATACAGGGTATTGTTTCACGAAATTACCGAGCGCGGCATCACCGAAGCGATGGAGAATCCGAGCAAGATCAACAAGAGACTCGTGGATTCACAACAGGCTCGCCGTGCCATGGATCGGCTCGTCGGATATAAGGTGACACCGTTTCTCTGGAAGACGATGTTTTTTGGTGTTCTCTCGGCAGGCCGTGTTCAATCGGTTGCAGTCAGGCTTGTCTGCGAGCGAGAAGAGGCGATACGGTCGTTCATTCCCGAAGAATACTGGTCAATCGTTGGCGAATTCGAGGTACAAGGAAGCGACCCGTTTCTTGCCAAGCTCTTCAAAGTTGCCGGTGCAGATCCAAAGATCGGCGACACGAAAACTGCCGAGGGGTATGTCAACGACATCAACAAGCAGAAGTACCGCATTGCTGATGTTCAACGCAAGCCTGTCAAACGCAATCCTCCCGCACCATTTATTACCAGCACTCTGCAGCAGGAAGCTGCCCGCCGTCTCCGGTTCAACGCAAAGCGTACCATGATGCTTGCGCAGAAATTGTACGAAGGTCAGGACCTTGGTGATGAAGGCCGGGTCGGGTTGATTACTTACATGCGAACGGATTCAACCCGGCTGAGCGATGATGCCGTTCGGGACGTTCGTGAGTTCATCTTTTCCAACTACGGAAAGGAGTATGTTCCCGAGACGCCCCGACAATTCAAGAAGGGGAAGAGTTCGCAAGATGCGCACGAGGCAATCCGCCCGACATCAATCAAATACACGCCGAAGTTTGTCAAACGCTTTCTCGACAAAGACATGTATGAACTGTATGAGTTGATTTGGAACCGGTTTGTTGCGTGCCAGATGAATCCGGCAGTATTCGAGCAAACCACCGTCGATGTTGCGGGAGGAGACTATCTTTTCCGGGCAACCGATTCCATTCCGAAATTCCGGGGCTTCCTGCAGGTGTATGATGATATTGTGGATGAATCGGAAAAAGATACCGAAAGTGACCAGGACCCGAAATCGAAGCTTCCGGATAATTTGAAGCAGGAAGACAAAGCCTCGTTGACGAACATCCTTCCCAACCAACATTTCACAAAACCTCCGGGGCGGTATACCGATAGTTCGCTTATTAGAGAACTCGAAGCGCTTGGCATCGGACGTCCGAGTACATATGCAATGATTGTTGATACGATTCAGGCGCGAAAATACGTCGAGTCGAAAGAACGACGCCTGTATCCGACTGAACTCGGGATGACGGTGAACAGGATTCTGACTCGAAGCTTTCCTCATCTCTTCAATGTTGAGTTTACGGCGAAGATGGAGGATGAACTCGAAACGGTTGCTACCGGCGAGCAGTCCTATCAGCAGGCGATGGAGGATTTCTATCATCCGTTTATGGATGACCTTGCTGCTGTCGACAAGACTGCCGGGGACATCAAGAAGTCGCTTCAGGAATCCACCGATGAGTTGTGCGAAGTGTGCGGCAAGCCGATGATTATCAAGTGGGGGCGCAACGGCCGGTTTATGGCGTGCAGCGGTTATCCAAAATGCAAAACAACAAAACCGCTCAAGGAAGATCAGGATGCATTAAAGCACGCCGTAGGGGTGAAGTGTGATGTGTGCGGCGCGGATATGGTGGTGAAGGGCGGAAAGTTCGGGGCGTTTCTCGGCTGTTCGCAATACCCGACCTGTACCAGTACTCGCCCGATTGGCATTGGCGTGAAATGTCCGAAGTGCAAGGAAGGTGATGTGATTGAGCGGAAAACGAAACGGAAGCGTTCCTTTTTTGGATGTTCAAAGTATCCGAATTGTGACTTTGCATCGTGGGACAGGCCTGTTCTCCGCCCCTGCGATACATGCGGAAATCCCTACATGGTTCAGAAGTTCACACAAACCCGGGGCGATTTTCTGTTGTGTCCCGCCTGCAAAGCCGAAGTGGCAAAAGAAGAAGTCAGCGAAGAGGTTGCCGGTTAA